A single genomic interval of Hydractinia symbiolongicarpus strain clone_291-10 chromosome 8, HSymV2.1, whole genome shotgun sequence harbors:
- the LOC130654542 gene encoding uncharacterized protein LOC130654542, which produces MKTRQSYYTIKLHTEMCLRTNYVFKHRYILMFLILVILYCAFSILFIKYTVFTSLQPLLKLVKRMSNVDKNKTICPVLAINKKYVITADDNLCVPRQPSESGCDVAARIFKYNASRSCDVSSGVRICWFENNALRCSGKTCGKLYNDNITVFMFNYSTGSVQTFATNFTADEDITSFVSTYVQRTIKNGFHFLFVSCAGQENKTQLLVLDEHFPSKTSHPRKNQKVDKSLNNCLNINVVFFDSISRGHFYRSLQKTINSFNEINSVGDAEVLDFELFQALYGHTVPNIRALYLGKSLSNNMSKPEIENVPVVANDFHKHFKRLGYKTLYQEDLCWRSPWGLRFDLGSHANTAWSEFYKALNESYIDETGLTFASCKVLELFKLRHIFNTDENENICYNGKQQDSYFLDYIANKYRSLSSTDAHALFSYTALHIAHDSGGVRIQTIDQDLAKFVSLMSRMDNTLTVILADHGNTYTDYVYTNIEGRYEMFHPSLFMVVPKGVQQYIGDDVMTSLRLNQKRLLTMIDIHHTLYALTDKNYQKKGLLREISAKRNCSQLPLIQPNLCLCKKWRHPVQDLKDILGQLEFAVGKLNNMITNYSTHDQCKRLVPIHVENAYQQMHDSQLITTFDVHTEPGINSKNKHDVFNVQVSSQTISELNSFHMKLLAWDRVSQYGVYKTCNDMKSFNMLCVCDLPVDIENETFLNAENRTNIFYESRTSLGYTMAHYHETIIAIYKERVSLLTRIYKYKEDPTDEEHLIVSASFEVLNVPSVNNSNSFYISLNFTRLENMKFASAGKCEGVVPANKVIYICSVVSTWSLTDADYRVVLSFRMV; this is translated from the exons ATGAAAACAAGACAAAGTTATTATACCATCAAACTACATACTGAAATGTGTTTACGGACCAATTATGTTTTCAAACATCGTTATATACTGATGTTTTTAATACTTGTTATTTTATATTGCGCATTTTCAATTCTATTCATCAAGTACACAGTCTTTACCAGCCTTCAACCATTGCTTAAACTTGTTAAAAGAATGAGTAATGTAGATAAAAACAAGACCATATGCCCTGTGCtagctataaataaaaaatacgttATTACTGCAGATGACAACTTGTGCGTGCCACGTCAACCCTCTGAATCTGGATGTGACGTAGCAGCGCGGATATTCAAGTATAATGCTAGCAGAAGCTGCGATGTAAGTTCAGGAGTACGTATATGCTGGTTTGAAAACAATGCGCTACGCTGCTCTGGAAAAACTTGTGGTAAACTCTACAATGATAACATAACTGTTTTTATGTTTAACTACTCGACTGGTTCAGTTCAAACGTTTGCAACTAATTTTACGGCGGACGAAGATATTACCAGTTTTGTATCTACTTATGTACAAAGAACTATAAAGAATGGCTTTCACTTTCTGTTTGTAAGTTGTGCAGGtcaagaaaataaaacacaacTACTTGTTCTGGATGAACACTTCCCGTCGAAGACTTCCCATccaagaaaaaatcaaaaagtcgACAAATCTTTGAATAATTGTTTAAATATAAATGTCGTATTTTTCGACTCGATCTCAAGGGGACATTTTTATCGCTCGTTGCAGAAAACTATAAACtcttttaatgaaataaattcCGTCGGAGATGCTGAAGTTCTTGACTTCGAACTTTTTCAAGCTTTGTATGGTCACACTGTCCCCAATATACGAGCTTTATACTTGGGAAAATCGCTTTCAAACAATATGAGCAAACCTGAAATTGAAAACGTGCCTGTGGTTGCCAATGATTTTCACAAACATTTCAAAAGATTGGGTTACAAAACCTTATATCAGGAGGATCTTTGTTGGAGATCACCATGGGGTCTTCGATTCGACCTTGGTTCTCACGCAAATACAGCTTGGAGTGAATTTTACAAGGCATTGAATGAGTCATATATCGACGAAACAG GTCTTACATTCGCATCCTGCAAGGTACTGGAGTTGTTTAAGTTACGACACATCTTCAACACAgacgaaaatgaaaatatttgttataacgGCAAGCAACAGGACTCCTATTTTCTGGATTACATCGCCAACAAGTATCGATCTTTGTCATCCACAGATGCACACGCTTTATTCTCGTACACAGCATTACATATTGCGCATGATTCAGGTGGCGTTCGCATTCAAACGATTGATCAAGACTTGGCAAAGTTTGTGTCTTTGATGTCACGAATGGACAATACATTGACTGTCATTCTAGCAGATCACGGAAATACGTACACAGATTATGTATATACCAACATCGAAGGTCGTTATGAAATGTTTCATCCATCTTTGTTCATGGTTGTACCAAAAGGCGTGCAACAATATATTGGTGATgatgtgatgacgtcattaaggtTAAACCAAAAGCGACTTCTTACTATGATTGATATTCATCACACTCTGTATGCTTTAACTGATAAGAACTACCAGAAAAAAGGTTTATTAAGAGAAATCTCAGCAAAAAGAAATTGCTCGCAGTTACCATTGATTCAACCAAATTTATGTCTGTGTAAAAAATGGCGCCACCCAGTTCAAGATTTGAAAGACATTTTAGGACAGCTCGAGTTTGCTGTTGGAAAACTGAACAATATGATCACAAATTACTCAACGCATGACCAATGTAAACGTTTGGTACCGATACATGTTGAAAACGCCTATCAACAGATGCACGACAGCCAGCTGATCACCACTTTTGATGTTCATACTGAACCTGGCATcaattctaaaaataaacatgACGTCTTTAACGTGCAGGTGTCATCTCAAACAATCTCAGAGCTAAATAGTTTTCATATGAAATTGCTAGCATGGGATAGAGTCTCTCAATATGGGGTTTATAAAACATGTAATGATATGAAGTCATTTAACATGTTATGCGTATGTGATCTTCCTGTGGATATTGAGAACGAAACTTTCTTGAATGCTGAGAAtagaacaaatattttttacgaAAGTCGTACATCGCTTGGGTACACCATGGCTCATTATCATGAAACtattatagctatatataaagaaagagTATCGTTACTCACAAGAATCTATAAATACAAAGAGGATCCTACCGATGAAGAACATCTAATCGTGTCAGCCTCATTTGAAGTATTGAACGTTCCTTCTGTCAACAATTCCAACTCCTTCTACATATCTTTAAACTTCACACGTTTAGAAAACATGAAATTTGCATCTGCTGGAAAATGTGAAGGGGTTGTGCCAGCAAATAAAGTAATTTATATATGTTCAGTTGTCAGTACTTGGTCCCTTACCGATGCAGACTACAGAGTGGTTCTTAGCTTCAGAATGGTTTGA
- the LOC130655056 gene encoding uncharacterized protein LOC130655056, giving the protein MSLKRWIGFFTRPLVLRKKIIFVIIFTALLIVIVGFLKTELNTHHDTRYKKTSNKYTNFTTCPVLSIHSNNRKVTGQQACTDHIPTTSSCNFTADIFKYNPEVHTCRNDPRIRICRFVRGKFKCNVKNCGRHYSDFVYIHIFNTKTGETATLAVGSQSNERLETVLARAADQTIRNGFNFLFVSCGDDVQKTQLLLLSKDMLKANKNDNKTSRNIKTTRNKIKNKININIVLIDSLSRAHFYRSLKKTINVFKEFNLGSNVEVLDFELYQALHGHTNANTYALFTGTHAPHNLTNTKVEDMPLCVEDFYNHFQKNGYYTLHQDDMCWQSYWGIRMDLGGGENWNEFNDQMKKAHINDTGLTFASCKILQRHGIPHVFNTYEDEYICYNGHQQDAYYLQYIHKAFKQHKDTEHIFAYTTLMVSHDAGGVRIQSFDNDLADFVLKMADMENTLTIILADHGNAYTDYVYLDMEGRYEMFHPSLFMIVPKGVQQYIGDDVMTSLRLNQKRLLTMIDLHHGLYSLTDKSHATPGLLQNISLKRTCSDLPLRLPNLCICEGWSSPAKNSTELVGQLEFAVGTLNNIIAKSPKCKRLVPILFYNVLQRNENENQITRFDIVMEPGFGSNNKKERISVELKSRMSGVSDTHNMQLLNWDRISKFHSYKSCNAKEVSKRLCICDINKGREPPKGKFAALFYHRTSKVYTIFENTVTEKKRKILKKKLVLIERIYNENKMLNGTVLDPEIIAVSFEIANMDNSTAYTVSINFTTMDNLKQVASQDCSAVTEPLKVIYACTIQRVVTTSSVEYSYEISYSALHN; this is encoded by the exons ATGTCTCTTAAGCGTTGGATAGGTTTTTTTACAAGACCTTTAGTATTacgaaagaaaattatttttgtcattatttttacAGCCTTATTAATTGTTATTGTTGGTTTCTTGAAAACGGAACTTAATACACATCATGACACTCGATATAAGAAGACTTCAAACAAATATACGAATTTTACAACATGTCCTGTGCTTTCTATTCACAGCAACAACAGAAAAGTCACAGGTCAACAGGCTTGCACAGACCATATACCCACAACATCAAGTTGTAATTTTACTGCAGACATCTTTAAATACAACCCAGAGGTACATACATGCAGAAACGACCCTCGAATAAGAATATGTCGCTTTGTCAGAGGAAAGTTTAAATGCAATGTGAAAAATTGCGGGAGACACTACAGTGATTTTGTTTATATTCATATATTCAATACAAAAACAGGAGAAACAGCAACCTTGGCAGTGGGAAGTCAAAGTAATGAACGATTAGAAACCGTTTTAGCACGTGCAGCCGACCAGACAATTCGtaatggttttaattttttgtttgtaagtTGTGGAGATGACGTGCAAAAAACACAACTTCTGCTGCTGAGTAAAGACATGCTAAAAGCTAATAAGAACGACAATAAAACGagtagaaatataaaaactacaagaaataaaataaaaaataaaataaatatcaatATAGTTTTGATCGATTCACTTTCTCGAGCTCATTTTTATCGCTCATTAAAGAAAACAATTAATGTTTTCAAAGAATTTAATTTAGGTTCAAATGTCGAAGTTCTGGACTTTGAGCTTTACCAAGCATTGCATGGTCACACTAACGCAAATACGTACGCCTTGTTTACAGGGACGCACGCTCCGCACAATCTTACGAACACTAAGGTGGAGGACATGCCACTCTGCGTAGAAGACTTTTATAACCACTTTCAAAAGAATGGATATTATACATTACACCAGGACGATATGTGTTGGCAATCATACTGGGGAATTAGGATGGATTTAGGTGGCGGAGAGAATTGGAACGAGTTTAATGATCAGATGAAGAAAGCACACATCAACGATACCG gTCTGACATTTGCATCGTGTAAGATTTTACAACGTCATGGTATACCACACGTGTTTAACACGTACGAAGATGAATATATTTGCTACAACGGACATCAACAGGACGCTTACTACTTGCAGTATATACACAAAGCTTTTAAACAACATAAAGACACTGAACATATTTTCGCTTATACAACTCTCATGGTATCCCATGATGCCGGGGGAGTTCGCATTCAATCTTTCGATAATGATTTGGCAGATTTCgtattaaaaatggcggacaTGGAAAATACATTGACAATAATTTTAGCAGATCATGGAAACGCGTATACAGATTACGTTTATTTAGACATGGAAGGTCGTTATGAAATGTTTCATCCATCTTTGTTCATGATTGTACCAAAAGGCGTGCAACAATATATTGGTGATgatgtgatgacgtcattaaggtTAAATCAAAAGAGACTTCTCACTATGATTGATCTTCATCACGGTCTGTATTCTTTAACTGATAAAAGTCATGCGACTCCAGGGTTGCTGCAAAATATATCACTCAAGAGGACTTGTTCGGACTTACCGTTACGTTTACCGAATCTGTGTATTTGCGAAGGCTGGAGCTCTCCCGCAAAGAATTCAACAGAGCTGGTTGGTCAGTTAGAGTTTGCCGTGGGAACATTGAACAATATTATAGCGAAATCGCCGAAATGCAAAAGACTGGTGCCGATTCTGTTTTATAATGTTTTGCAACGAAACGAGAACGAAAATCAGATAACAAGATTTGACATTGTTATGGAGCCTGGATTCGGTTCCAACAATAAGAAAGAGAGAATAAGCGTTGAACTCAAGTCTAGGATGAGCGGTGTTAGCGATACCCATAATATGCAACTGCTGAATTGGGACCGTATTTCAAAATTTCACAGTTACAAGAGTTGTAATGCGAAAGAAGTATCTAAAAGACTTTGTATATGCGATATAAACAAAGGTAGGGAACCTCCGAAGGGTAAGTTTGCAGCTCTGTTTTACCATAGAACTTCGAAAGTATACACAATATTTGAAAATACCGTaacagagaaaaaaagaaagattctCAAGAAGAAATTAGTTTTAATAGAAAGGATATACAATGAGAATAAAATGTTAAACGGGACAGTATTAGATCCTGAAATCATAGCAGTTTCATTTGAGATTGCAAACATGGACAACTCGACCGCTTACACCGTGTCCATAAACTTTACTACCATGGATAATTTGAAACAGGTGGCTTCTCAAGACTGTTCAGCTGTGACCGAGCCGCTTAAAGTAATTTACGCTTGTACTATACAAAGAGTTGTTACGACATCAAGTGTGGAGTATAGTTACGAGATATCGTACAGTGCTTTGCACAACTGA
- the LOC130655061 gene encoding solute carrier family 22 member 15-like isoform X1, whose product MFDATFSYDESSSDVDPQLKKKKGDNKELVERIDIDEFLIKGGECGCFQIFVQSGLFLVLFPLVFPILLFYYIGYDPPWRCLYNNNNITHSVDFNKTCSNSSVIFPHDDGSRCDLDRSEWTFHYHKTTLVTEFDLVCNRSSLNALAGSIVFIGWAIGIVISGYLSDNYGRKWTMFIGFFVTTVLLFVSAFVNQIWQLIAVRFFIGLFFAAPALNTYVMVVEIVGPNRRVMATTMSHFCSVAAGIVLTIKAKFINEWKTLTMACSVPYLIGMVAVFCVPESVRWLNLKGRTKEAEAILRKAAKYNKKILPSVSLEPAESEEKHGRKASYIDLFKRWKLAKSMLAQGFIWFQCGMSTYALTWSFANLSGDMYKTIYFLLWCKSLDTLLSGFCYRRTVVGCFIVACIPKTEKLAVYRLVFGMTGFFMISNVFTVMYMWSSEIYPTVLRTQGMGINIVTSRLGAATSPFIKILDQFHPSAPFILMSLCGMVATALCFMLPETKDRQTRETLRDMLEDAVELRTMAAVDIREDLSDDSEIDYDADIEETHALILTKV is encoded by the exons ATGTTTGATGCAACATTCTCTTACGATGAAAGCAGCTCTGATGTTGATCCccagttaaaaaagaaaaagggcgATAACAAAGAGTTGGTTGAGCGTATTGATATCGATGAATTTCTTATAAAAGGAGGAGAGTGTGGTTGCtttcaaatttttgtacaaTCAGGTTTATTCTTAGTACTCTTTCCGTTGGTGTTTCCTATACTGTTGTTTTATTACATTGGTTACGACCCACCATGGAGATGTTtatacaacaataacaatattaCTCATAGTGTAGACTTTAATAAAACTTGTAGCAATTCATCAGTGATATTTCCACATGATGATGGCAGTAGGTGTGACTTGGATAGATCTGAGTGGACATTTCATTACCATAAAACCACCTTGGTAACTGAG TTTGATTTGGTTTGCAATCGAAGTTCACTGAATGCATTGGCTGGTTCTATTGTATTTATTGGATGGGCTATTGGTATTGTTATCAGTGGTTATTTATCCGATAATTACGGACGCAAATGGACAATGTTCATAGGATTTTTTGTCACAACGGTTTTACTATTTGTTAGTGCGTTCGTCAATCAAATATGGCAGCTTATCGCTGTACGCTTTTTCATTGGTTTATTTTTCGCTGCGCCAGCATTAAATACTTATGTCATGGTGGTAGAAATTGTTGGTCCTAATCGTAGAGTTATGGCAACGACGATGTCTCATTTTTGTTCAGTAGCAGCGGGAATAGTATTGACTATAAAAGCTAAATTTATTAATGAATGGAAGACGTTGACCATGGCATGTTCAGTACCGTACCTTATTGGAATGGTGGCAGTTTT TTGTGTTCCCGAATCCGTTCGCTGGCTGAACTTAAAAGGACGAACAAAAGAAGCTGAAGCCATTTTACGTAAAGCTgcaaaatacaacaaaaaaatattaccttCTGTCTCTTTAGAACCTGCTGAGTCGGAAGAAAAGCATGGTAGAAAAGCTTCATATATTGACCTGTTTAAAAGATGGAAACTAGCTAAATCGATGTTGGCACAAGGGTTTATATG GTTCCAGTGTGGCATGAGCACATACGCTCTGACGTGGTCATTCGCAAATCTTAGTGGTGATATgtataaaactatatactttctCTTATGGTGCAAATCTTTGGACACCTTGTTGTCTGGTTTTTGTTACAGAA GAACTGTCGTTGGTTGCTTTATCGTGGCTTGTATTCCAAAAACAGAAAAACTTGCAG TGTATAGATTGGTGTTTGGGATGACTGGTTTCTTCATGATCAGCAATGTATTTACTGTCATGTACATGTGGTCATCTGAAATCTATCCAACTGTGTTGAG AACACAAGGTATGGGTATAAACATTGTGACAAGCAGATTGGGAGCTGCAACTTCTCCTTTCATCAAAATCTTAGACCAGTTTCATCCATCTGCACCCTTTATCTTAATGAGCTTGTGTGGTATGGTAGCAACCGCTTTGTGTTTCATGTTACCGGAAACAAAAGATCGACAGACACGCGAAACGTTGCGTGACATGTTAGAAGATG CTGTCGAGCTGCGGACCATGGCTGCTGTGGATATACGTGAAGATTTGAGTGACGATTCGGAAATAGACTATGATGCAGATATAGAGGAAACTCATGCTTTAATACTTACAAAAGTATAG
- the LOC130655061 gene encoding solute carrier family 22 member 4-like isoform X2, whose amino-acid sequence MFDATFSYDESSSDVDPQLKKKKGDNKELVERIDIDEFLIKGGECGCFQIFVQSGLFLVLFPLVFPILLFYYIGYDPPWRCLYNNNNITHSVDFNKTCSNSSVIFPHDDGSRCDLDRSEWTFHYHKTTLVTEFDLVCNRSSLNALAGSIVFIGWAIGIVISGYLSDNYGRKWTMFIGFFVTTVLLFVSAFVNQIWQLIAVRFFIGLFFAAPALNTYVMVVEIVGPNRRVMATTMSHFCSVAAGIVLTIKAKFINEWKTLTMACSVPYLIGMVAVFCVPESVRWLNLKGRTKEAEAILRKAAKYNKKILPSVSLEPAESEEKHGRKASYIDLFKRWKLAKSMLAQGFIWFQCGMSTYALTWSFANLSGDMYKTIYFLLWCKSLDTLLSGFCYRRTVVGCFIVACIPKTEKLAVYRLVFGMTGFFMISNVFTVMYMWSSEIYPTVLSCRAADHGCCGYT is encoded by the exons ATGTTTGATGCAACATTCTCTTACGATGAAAGCAGCTCTGATGTTGATCCccagttaaaaaagaaaaagggcgATAACAAAGAGTTGGTTGAGCGTATTGATATCGATGAATTTCTTATAAAAGGAGGAGAGTGTGGTTGCtttcaaatttttgtacaaTCAGGTTTATTCTTAGTACTCTTTCCGTTGGTGTTTCCTATACTGTTGTTTTATTACATTGGTTACGACCCACCATGGAGATGTTtatacaacaataacaatattaCTCATAGTGTAGACTTTAATAAAACTTGTAGCAATTCATCAGTGATATTTCCACATGATGATGGCAGTAGGTGTGACTTGGATAGATCTGAGTGGACATTTCATTACCATAAAACCACCTTGGTAACTGAG TTTGATTTGGTTTGCAATCGAAGTTCACTGAATGCATTGGCTGGTTCTATTGTATTTATTGGATGGGCTATTGGTATTGTTATCAGTGGTTATTTATCCGATAATTACGGACGCAAATGGACAATGTTCATAGGATTTTTTGTCACAACGGTTTTACTATTTGTTAGTGCGTTCGTCAATCAAATATGGCAGCTTATCGCTGTACGCTTTTTCATTGGTTTATTTTTCGCTGCGCCAGCATTAAATACTTATGTCATGGTGGTAGAAATTGTTGGTCCTAATCGTAGAGTTATGGCAACGACGATGTCTCATTTTTGTTCAGTAGCAGCGGGAATAGTATTGACTATAAAAGCTAAATTTATTAATGAATGGAAGACGTTGACCATGGCATGTTCAGTACCGTACCTTATTGGAATGGTGGCAGTTTT TTGTGTTCCCGAATCCGTTCGCTGGCTGAACTTAAAAGGACGAACAAAAGAAGCTGAAGCCATTTTACGTAAAGCTgcaaaatacaacaaaaaaatattaccttCTGTCTCTTTAGAACCTGCTGAGTCGGAAGAAAAGCATGGTAGAAAAGCTTCATATATTGACCTGTTTAAAAGATGGAAACTAGCTAAATCGATGTTGGCACAAGGGTTTATATG GTTCCAGTGTGGCATGAGCACATACGCTCTGACGTGGTCATTCGCAAATCTTAGTGGTGATATgtataaaactatatactttctCTTATGGTGCAAATCTTTGGACACCTTGTTGTCTGGTTTTTGTTACAGAA GAACTGTCGTTGGTTGCTTTATCGTGGCTTGTATTCCAAAAACAGAAAAACTTGCAG TGTATAGATTGGTGTTTGGGATGACTGGTTTCTTCATGATCAGCAATGTATTTACTGTCATGTACATGTGGTCATCTGAAATCTATCCAACTGTGTTGAG CTGTCGAGCTGCGGACCATGGCTGCTGTGGATATACGTGA
- the LOC130655058 gene encoding solute carrier family 22 member 15-like, giving the protein MEDDKSFLIHESELEDELSVLSDDGFVTADEVDEEVEKKQIDIDEFLKHGGECGRYQVLVQGCIMFAMLPMVYPIMIFYYIGYDPPWRCLYNNNNITRSVDFNKTCSNSSMIFPHDDSSRCDLDRSEWNFDYHKSTLVTEFDLVCNKNWLDALTGSIVFVGWGIGIIISGFLSDRYGRKRILYPCLFMALLLLLLHAVVNEMWQLLVIRFLMGIFYSAPALNSYIMVMELIGPNKRVMATTVINFMWPIGALAMTLKAKYIDSWRIFVILCSAPYLLGVVTALCVPESVRWLNLKGRTKEAEAILRKAAKYNKKILPYVSLKPAELDKKHGKKASYIDLLKRWKLAKSMLAQAFIWFQSGMTYYGLNWAFADLGGDMYSNFILSFLVELPGVFLVWLLMQKIGRKKTCILMCSGTALACFGVACVPKVEKLKALRVALGLIGKFMISNVFVVVYMWSSEIYPTVLRTQGMGINIVTSRIGAATSPFIKILDQFHVAAPFALMVVCAVTATLLALTLPETLGKPTRETLDDMISDGIEMRAIYSLNEDVEFRDERSPIPNDNPDEQEDEVEETDPLLIPEIQMLPAT; this is encoded by the exons ATGGAAGacgataaaagttttttaatacaTGAAAGTGAACTGGAGGACGAGCTAAGTGTACTATCAGATGATGGATTTGTAACTGCTGACGAAGTAGATGAAGAAGTTGAGAAGAAACAGATTGATATTGATGAATTTCTTAAACATGGCGGTGAGTGTGGTCGTTATCAAGTTTTGGTTCAAGGATGTATAATGTTTGCCATGTTACCCATGGTATATCCTATTATGATTTTTTATTACATTGGTTACGACCCACCATGGAGATGTTtatacaacaataacaatattaCTCGTAGTGTAGACTTTAATAAAACTTGTAGCAATTCATCAATGATATTTCCACATGATGATAGCAGCAGGTGTGACTTAGATAGATCTGAATGGAATTTTGATTACCATAAAAGCACCTTGGTAACTGAG TTTgacttggtttgcaataaaaattGGTTAGATGCGTTAACTGGATCAATTGTATTTGTTGGTTGGGGAATTGGTATTATTATTAGTGGATTTTTATCTGATCGATATGGACGTAAAAGAATTTTGTATCCCTGTTTATTCATGGCCCTACTACTTCTGCTATTACATGCAGTTGTAAATGAAATGTGGCAACTTCTTGTTATACGTTTTTTAATGGGTATCTTCTATTCGGCTCCTGCGTTGAATAGTTACATCATGGTTATGGAGTTGATTGGTCCAAACAAGCGTGTCATGGCAACCACTGTTATTAACTTCATGTGGCCAATTGGTGCATTAGCAATGACTCTTAAGGCAAAATATATAGACAGCTGGAGAATATTTGTAATATTGTGTTCGGCACCATACTTACTTGGGGTTGTGACAGCTTT ATGTGTCCCGGAATCCGTTCGCTGGTTGAACTTAAAAGGACGAACAAAAGAAGCTGAAGCCATTTTACGTAAGGCTgcaaaatacaacaaaaaaatattaccttATGTCTCTTTAAAACCTGCAGAATTAGACAAGAAACACGGTAAAAAAGCTTCATATATTGACCTGCTTAAAAGATGGAAATTAGCAAAATCAATGTTAGCACAAGCATTTATATG GTTTCAGAGTGGCATGACATACTATGGACTCAACTGGGCATTTGCAGATCTTGGTGGCGATATGTATTCCAACTTCATCCTTTCTTTTCTTGTTGAGTTACCTGGAGTATTTCTCGTCTGGTTGTTAATGCAGAA gatTGGTCGAAAAAAGACGTGTATATTAATGTGTTCTGGTACAGCGCTGGCTTGTTTTGGTGTTGCATGTGTTCCGAAAGTTGAAAAGTTGAAAG CACTTCGTGTAGCTCTTGGGTTAATAGGAAAGTTTATGATAAGTAATGTCTTTGTAGTCGTATACATGTGGTCTTCAGAAATATATCCAACTGTACTTAG AACACAAGGTATGGGTATAAACATTGTGACCAGCAGAATAGGTGCTGCAACTTCTCCATTCATCAAAATCTTAGACCAGTTTCATGTTGCTGCACCATTTGCATTGATGGTTGTCTGTGCTGTGACTGCCACCCTACTGGCATTGACACTACCAGAAACTCTAGGAAAACCAACACGAGAAACCTTAGATGACATGATAAGCGATG GCATTGAGATGCGTGCTATTTATTCACTTAATGAAGATGTGGAATTTCGTGATGAGCGCTCACCAATCCCAAATGACAATCCAGATGAACAAGAAGATGAAGTGGAAGAAACAGATCCGTTGTTAATACCTGAGATTCAAATGCTACCTGCCACATGA